A single genomic interval of Mycolicibacterium holsaticum DSM 44478 = JCM 12374 harbors:
- a CDS encoding CopD family protein yields MGGAAPHVTRARTAAGATLVVAAASVLAWALAYPHASLTVTLVRAVSVCAAVVTLGLAAVPMLDGERHRDELMDRAATPLAAAAAVWLLSELTRLVVAAAQTAGVGVLRLDVGTVTDFAIATTPGRSGLVALAAAAVVCTGALAAPRTASTVAVLTGVAAIGVVARPLTGHFSESALGGLAVAVHMLAAALWCGALAALVLTVQHRGQWARMLPRFSALALGCVLALVAAGVLAAALRLESAADLYATGYGRVLSAKIAVTAALVALAWRNRTMWLPAARSHRATAVVSRARSMVELAMMAVALALAAGLAVTG; encoded by the coding sequence GTGGGCGGTGCGGCGCCGCACGTGACGCGTGCCAGAACGGCGGCCGGCGCGACGCTGGTCGTGGCGGCCGCGTCGGTGCTGGCGTGGGCCTTGGCGTACCCGCACGCGTCGCTGACCGTGACGCTGGTGCGCGCGGTCTCGGTGTGCGCGGCGGTCGTCACGCTCGGTTTGGCGGCCGTGCCGATGCTCGACGGGGAGCGGCACCGCGACGAGCTGATGGACCGGGCCGCCACGCCGCTGGCCGCCGCCGCCGCGGTCTGGCTGCTGTCCGAGCTGACCCGGTTGGTGGTGGCCGCAGCGCAGACCGCCGGTGTCGGGGTGTTGCGGCTCGACGTCGGCACGGTGACCGATTTCGCGATCGCGACGACGCCGGGGCGATCCGGGTTGGTGGCGCTGGCCGCGGCGGCGGTGGTCTGCACGGGGGCGCTCGCTGCGCCGCGGACGGCGTCGACCGTCGCGGTGCTGACCGGGGTCGCCGCCATCGGCGTGGTGGCGCGGCCGCTGACCGGCCATTTCTCCGAGAGCGCGCTGGGCGGGCTGGCGGTGGCGGTGCACATGCTGGCGGCGGCGCTGTGGTGCGGCGCGCTGGCCGCGCTGGTGCTGACCGTGCAGCATCGCGGCCAGTGGGCCCGGATGTTGCCGCGGTTCTCGGCGCTGGCGCTGGGCTGTGTGCTGGCGCTGGTGGCCGCCGGGGTGCTCGCGGCGGCGCTCAGGCTGGAGTCGGCGGCAGATCTGTACGCCACCGGATACGGCCGGGTGCTGTCGGCGAAAATCGCGGTGACGGCCGCGTTGGTGGCGCTGGCCTGGCGCAACAGGACGATGTGGCTACCGGCCGCGCGTTCGCACCGGGCCACCGCTGTGGTGTCGCGGGCACGGTCGATGGTCGAATTGGCGATGATGGCCGTCGCGCTGGCGCTGGCCGCCGGACTGGCCGTCACCGGTTAG
- a CDS encoding copper resistance CopC family protein — translation MKRVVATALLTVGLVAGSLAGAAGASAHATRIATDPADTAELTQAPTTVSATFNEAMQPQFAAMTVVGPDGNLWSTGEPKVEGAIVSVGVRPLGPTGTYTVNYRATSADGHVVSGSWTFELTVAGTGTPGPSATTADEPADDAVPLWPFYVGAIVIVGAGVVWAVRRRT, via the coding sequence ATGAAACGGGTCGTCGCGACGGCGCTGCTGACGGTCGGGCTGGTGGCCGGCTCGCTGGCCGGCGCCGCGGGTGCGTCCGCGCATGCCACCCGCATCGCCACCGACCCGGCCGACACCGCCGAACTGACCCAGGCGCCGACCACCGTCAGCGCGACGTTCAACGAGGCGATGCAGCCGCAGTTCGCGGCCATGACGGTGGTGGGACCCGACGGCAACCTGTGGTCGACCGGAGAACCGAAGGTCGAAGGTGCGATCGTCAGCGTCGGCGTGCGCCCGCTCGGCCCGACCGGCACCTACACCGTGAACTACCGGGCCACCTCGGCCGACGGGCACGTCGTCTCGGGGTCGTGGACCTTCGAGCTGACGGTGGCCGGCACCGGAACGCCGGGGCCGTCGGCGACCACCGCGGACGAACCGGCCGACGACGCGGTCCCGCTGTGGCCGTTCTACGTCGGCGCGATCGTCATCGTCGGCGCGGGCGTCGTGTGGGCGGTGCGGCGCCGCACGTGA
- a CDS encoding YcnI family copper-binding membrane protein, with amino-acid sequence MSSFAKASSRALITVAAAASTVLVGGLATAATASAHVHADAEHAAPGSTAIVTFRVPGESETGALTTELSVKLPDVTSARTEVMPGWSARLDRDVAAGTVQSVTWTAAPGTGISSDQFALFQISVKLPEGESVSFPATQTYSDGTVVRWDQPPLADGGEPEYPVPVLELTEPDAAQPATADVTARWLAGGALALAAAAVAATVLTRRRS; translated from the coding sequence ATGAGTTCCTTTGCCAAGGCGTCCTCGCGCGCCCTCATCACCGTCGCCGCCGCTGCCTCGACCGTGCTGGTCGGCGGGTTGGCGACCGCTGCGACGGCGTCGGCGCACGTGCATGCCGATGCCGAGCACGCCGCGCCGGGCAGCACCGCGATCGTCACGTTCCGTGTGCCCGGCGAGTCCGAAACCGGCGCGCTGACAACAGAGTTGAGCGTCAAGCTGCCCGATGTCACGTCGGCGCGAACCGAGGTGATGCCGGGTTGGTCGGCGCGGCTCGACCGCGATGTCGCCGCGGGCACCGTCCAATCGGTCACCTGGACCGCGGCGCCCGGCACCGGTATTTCCTCTGACCAGTTCGCCCTGTTCCAGATATCGGTGAAGCTGCCCGAAGGCGAATCGGTGAGCTTCCCGGCCACCCAGACCTACTCGGACGGCACGGTGGTGCGCTGGGATCAGCCGCCGCTGGCCGACGGTGGGGAGCCCGAATACCCTGTGCCCGTGCTGGAGTTGACCGAGCCCGATGCCGCGCAGCCGGCCACGGCCGACGTCACGGCGCGCTGGCTGGCCGGCGGGGCGCTGGCGCTGGCCGCGGCCGCGGTGGCAGCGACGGTGCTGACCAGGCGGCGGTCATGA
- a CDS encoding DUF6474 family protein, whose amino-acid sequence MSPFKRRKTRATRRAEARAIKAKAKLEARLAAKNDARRYKAERKAEANALKAQLKAQRDSDRAALKVAETQLKAAREGKVFAPGRIRRLLTVTRLLAPVVVPLAYRAATSVRGVLDERRAERLGVPLTQLGQFSGHGAELSARIAGAENSLRLVAQKKPKDAETKQFVAAMTERLSDLSAAVTAAEHMPTPRRRSSHAAIARQLDGIDADLMARLGVS is encoded by the coding sequence ATGAGCCCGTTCAAGCGACGCAAAACTCGCGCCACCCGCCGCGCCGAGGCGCGCGCCATCAAGGCCAAGGCCAAGCTGGAGGCCAGGCTGGCCGCCAAGAACGACGCGCGTCGCTACAAGGCCGAGCGCAAGGCGGAGGCCAACGCGCTCAAGGCGCAGTTGAAGGCGCAGCGCGACAGCGACAGGGCCGCGCTCAAGGTTGCCGAGACCCAGCTGAAGGCCGCACGCGAAGGTAAGGTCTTCGCCCCCGGCCGGATTCGCCGCCTGCTGACGGTGACCCGGCTGCTCGCCCCGGTCGTGGTGCCGCTCGCCTACCGCGCCGCGACCTCGGTGCGCGGCGTGCTCGACGAACGTCGCGCCGAGCGGCTCGGTGTCCCGCTCACCCAGCTCGGCCAGTTCTCCGGCCACGGCGCCGAGCTCTCGGCGCGCATCGCGGGCGCGGAGAACTCGCTGCGGCTGGTTGCCCAGAAGAAGCCGAAGGACGCCGAGACCAAGCAGTTCGTGGCGGCCATGACCGAGCGGCTCAGCGACCTGTCGGCCGCGGTCACCGCCGCCGAGCACATGCCGACGCCCCGGCGGCGCTCCTCCCACGCCGCGATCGCCCGCCAGCTCGATGGCATCGACGCCGATCTGATGGCACGGCTTGGCGTGAGCTGA
- a CDS encoding ImmA/IrrE family metallo-endopeptidase — protein MPASRRVTRAVAAVLDLAPRHGEVSLTRLVDAVSEDRGRPIELKMADLPPGVCGQWRQYADRDEFLIQKGLPAWDRTLAHELGHLVLGHEGMPVVEAARENVEVASFDLIGYMLNQRTGCMGPAGEDAEQEAEDFAALLLYRLGRLPSDRSSIVQVRLGEAFG, from the coding sequence ATGCCTGCCAGCCGTCGTGTCACCCGCGCCGTCGCTGCGGTCCTGGACCTGGCCCCACGACACGGAGAGGTGTCGCTGACCCGGCTCGTGGACGCGGTCAGCGAGGACCGCGGCCGTCCGATCGAGCTGAAGATGGCCGATCTGCCGCCCGGCGTGTGCGGGCAGTGGCGGCAGTACGCCGACCGCGACGAGTTCCTGATCCAGAAGGGTCTGCCCGCCTGGGACCGGACGCTGGCCCACGAACTCGGACATCTGGTGCTGGGCCACGAAGGCATGCCGGTGGTCGAGGCGGCCCGCGAGAACGTCGAGGTGGCCAGCTTCGACCTCATCGGATACATGCTCAACCAACGGACCGGCTGCATGGGGCCGGCGGGGGAGGACGCCGAGCAGGAGGCCGAGGACTTCGCGGCCCTGCTGCTGTACCGGCTGGGCCGGCTGCCGTCCGACCGCTCCTCGATCGTCCAGGTACGGCTCGGAGAGGCATTTGGTTGA
- a CDS encoding helix-turn-helix domain-containing protein, with the protein MSTTFAARLNRLFDTVYPPGRGPHTSAEVIAALKAEGVTMSAPYLSQLRSGNRTNPSAATMAALANFFRIKPAYFTDDEYYEKLDKELTWLANMRDEGVRRIAARTVGLSAEAQQDIAQKVDELRRREHLDD; encoded by the coding sequence ATGAGCACGACGTTCGCCGCCCGACTAAACCGCCTGTTCGACACGGTTTATCCGCCCGGCCGGGGTCCGCACACGTCGGCTGAAGTGATTGCAGCGCTCAAGGCAGAGGGCGTCACCATGTCAGCCCCGTACCTGTCTCAGCTTCGCTCAGGCAACCGCACCAACCCGTCCGCAGCGACCATGGCCGCCCTTGCCAACTTCTTCCGTATCAAGCCGGCGTACTTCACCGACGACGAGTACTACGAGAAGCTCGACAAGGAACTGACCTGGCTCGCCAACATGCGCGACGAGGGCGTCCGCCGTATTGCGGCACGCACCGTCGGCCTGTCCGCCGAAGCCCAGCAGGACATCGCGCAGAAGGTGGATGAGTTGCGTCGCCGGGAGCACCTGGACGATTAG
- a CDS encoding TMEM165/GDT1 family protein — translation MLTAVVISLVVVFVAELGDKSQLITMTYALRHRWWVVLTGVGIAAMLVHGLSVAIGHFLGLTLPERPIAFAAAVAFLLFAVWTWRSGASGDHGDIRIAEPRLVVPAIVSSFVLAELGDKTMLATVALASDHNWAGVWVGATIGMVAADGVAIAAGAYLHRRLPVRFLHNLASVLFLAFGLWILFDTALGMRWAAVTATASVALIFAAALTISVIRRRSASAPDASTPTAKL, via the coding sequence ATGCTCACCGCGGTAGTCATCAGCCTCGTCGTGGTGTTCGTAGCCGAACTGGGCGACAAGTCGCAGCTGATCACCATGACCTACGCGCTGCGCCATCGGTGGTGGGTGGTGCTCACCGGCGTCGGCATCGCCGCGATGCTGGTGCACGGCCTCTCGGTGGCCATCGGCCATTTCCTCGGGCTGACGCTGCCCGAACGGCCGATCGCGTTCGCCGCGGCCGTCGCCTTCCTGCTGTTCGCCGTGTGGACCTGGCGCTCCGGGGCCAGCGGCGACCACGGTGACATCCGCATCGCCGAACCGCGCTTGGTCGTCCCGGCGATCGTTTCGTCGTTCGTCCTGGCCGAACTGGGTGACAAGACCATGCTCGCCACGGTGGCGCTGGCCAGCGACCACAACTGGGCAGGCGTGTGGGTCGGCGCGACGATCGGCATGGTGGCCGCCGACGGGGTGGCGATCGCGGCGGGCGCGTACCTGCACCGGCGGTTGCCCGTGCGCTTTCTGCACAATCTCGCGAGTGTGCTGTTCCTGGCGTTCGGATTGTGGATCCTCTTCGATACCGCGCTCGGGATGCGGTGGGCGGCGGTGACCGCCACGGCGTCGGTGGCCTTGATCTTCGCCGCCGCGCTGACCATCAGCGTCATCCGGCGTCGCAGCGCATCGGCGCCGGACGCGTCTACGCCGACAGCGAAACTTTAA
- a CDS encoding peptidase, whose translation MEKSSGRAIEIAPFHSRGALKGFVISGRWPDSTKEWAQLLTLAVRVASLPGLLATTTIFGAREELPDEPEPDTVGLVVAEGTVVGESAVTPGHFAARQPPALLMLHPPSETMPSLPECAGAASGCVLLPGLPHLGLEHRAAWVEAEADGTVTSMVSRVGVDPISHPDTAILAMLLAA comes from the coding sequence ATGGAGAAAAGTTCCGGGCGAGCGATCGAAATCGCCCCCTTTCATTCCCGAGGTGCGCTCAAGGGCTTTGTCATCTCGGGTCGTTGGCCGGACTCCACCAAAGAATGGGCCCAGCTGTTGACGCTGGCGGTGCGCGTCGCGTCGCTGCCGGGCTTGCTGGCCACCACAACGATTTTCGGGGCGCGCGAAGAGCTACCCGACGAACCCGAACCCGACACCGTCGGCCTCGTGGTGGCCGAGGGCACGGTTGTCGGCGAGTCGGCGGTTACGCCAGGACATTTCGCGGCGCGCCAGCCGCCGGCGCTGCTGATGCTGCACCCGCCGTCGGAAACGATGCCGTCACTGCCGGAATGCGCGGGCGCCGCATCGGGCTGCGTCCTGCTGCCCGGACTTCCGCACCTTGGCCTCGAGCATCGCGCCGCATGGGTGGAGGCCGAAGCCGACGGCACCGTGACGTCGATGGTGAGCCGCGTCGGTGTCGATCCGATCAGCCATCCCGACACCGCCATTCTGGCGATGCTGCTTGCGGCGTAA
- a CDS encoding S26 family signal peptidase produces the protein MGRNHGLRSWPLRRFTVVEDSMRPALAPGDGLLGLRCGTPRPGQLRVFRDPLLSSRWLVKRVGGVRGTGRTATFEARSDNSGAPGAVDSRDFGWVPAAESYRVVCTVRRKVGG, from the coding sequence ATGGGCCGCAACCATGGACTACGCAGTTGGCCGCTACGTCGTTTCACCGTCGTCGAGGATTCGATGCGGCCTGCGCTCGCGCCCGGTGACGGACTTCTCGGATTGCGGTGCGGAACTCCGCGGCCCGGGCAACTGCGGGTCTTCCGCGATCCGCTGCTGTCTTCGCGCTGGCTCGTCAAACGGGTCGGCGGGGTGCGCGGGACCGGCCGCACTGCCACTTTCGAGGCCCGCTCCGATAATTCAGGTGCGCCGGGGGCCGTGGATTCGCGCGACTTCGGCTGGGTGCCCGCAGCCGAGTCCTACCGTGTGGTGTGCACAGTTCGGCGGAAAGTCGGCGGTTAG
- the sodN gene encoding superoxide dismutase, Ni, producing MLHRLFANATPAHAHCDLYCGVYDPAQAKIEALSCLKTLQKYHDSDDEHFRTRCVIIKEQRAEEVKHHLMVLWADFFAKEHFEQFPNLHQLFWDGVHGAGDVKKSTDVAVAEKLLATIDEIADIFWQTEKAKNMGVYPPA from the coding sequence ATGCTGCATCGACTGTTCGCCAACGCAACCCCTGCCCATGCCCACTGCGATTTGTACTGCGGCGTGTACGACCCCGCCCAGGCCAAGATCGAAGCGCTCTCATGTCTGAAGACGCTGCAGAAGTACCACGACTCAGACGACGAGCACTTCCGCACCCGCTGCGTCATCATCAAGGAGCAGCGGGCCGAGGAGGTCAAGCATCACCTGATGGTGCTGTGGGCCGACTTCTTCGCCAAGGAGCACTTCGAGCAGTTCCCCAACCTGCACCAGTTGTTCTGGGACGGCGTGCACGGCGCCGGTGACGTGAAGAAGTCCACCGACGTCGCCGTCGCCGAGAAACTGCTCGCGACCATCGACGAGATCGCCGACATCTTCTGGCAGACCGAGAAGGCCAAGAACATGGGCGTCTATCCGCCCGCCTGA
- a CDS encoding DUF4328 domain-containing protein: MIQVCSQCGTRWNVRDRRRVWCPRCNGTLLAPAGPESGAEWSAPAMAAPVRPSTRGATPQRLPAGFRWIAVRPGTPPPPRRGRRPLGPTPRYSVIPRWGLTEHFEHVDQQESAPRGGPSPARVRNLLVATMIVLGAAALIHLVRYALLIINRSTLLNPWIAGSATWVGVGISVIAMFMVVGSAVVLADWLVARRAAAFAHRGHEDPRAGWALRAGCLVPFANLAWAPVFVLELAGVEERLTWLRRPVVVWWLVWLASYAVSIWSIATSFTQDVQGIADNTVTTTVAYLLALAAMLLAYKVFEGFERQPVERPTKRWVVVSEPGTATEVEGSAPSPATAAV; this comes from the coding sequence ATGATCCAGGTGTGTTCCCAGTGCGGAACGCGGTGGAACGTGCGCGACCGGCGCCGGGTCTGGTGCCCGCGGTGCAACGGCACACTTCTGGCGCCCGCGGGCCCGGAATCGGGCGCTGAGTGGAGCGCGCCGGCCATGGCCGCGCCGGTGCGCCCGTCGACGCGGGGCGCGACGCCGCAGCGGTTGCCTGCCGGCTTTCGCTGGATCGCGGTGCGCCCGGGTACCCCGCCGCCCCCGCGGCGCGGGCGCAGACCGCTGGGACCCACCCCGCGGTATTCGGTCATTCCGCGGTGGGGTTTGACCGAGCACTTCGAGCACGTCGACCAGCAGGAGTCGGCGCCGCGCGGCGGGCCGTCGCCCGCCCGGGTGCGCAACCTGCTCGTCGCGACCATGATCGTGCTCGGTGCTGCGGCGCTGATCCACCTGGTGCGCTACGCGCTGCTGATCATCAACCGCAGCACGCTGCTCAACCCCTGGATCGCGGGGTCGGCGACGTGGGTGGGGGTCGGCATCAGCGTGATCGCGATGTTCATGGTGGTGGGCAGCGCCGTCGTGCTGGCCGACTGGCTCGTCGCCCGGCGCGCCGCCGCATTCGCCCATCGTGGGCATGAGGACCCCCGGGCCGGCTGGGCGCTGCGTGCGGGATGTCTGGTGCCCTTCGCCAACCTGGCGTGGGCACCGGTATTCGTGCTCGAACTCGCCGGCGTAGAGGAGCGGTTGACGTGGCTGCGCAGGCCCGTGGTGGTGTGGTGGCTGGTGTGGCTGGCCAGCTACGCCGTGTCGATCTGGTCCATCGCGACCAGCTTCACCCAGGACGTGCAGGGCATCGCGGACAACACCGTGACGACGACCGTCGCCTACCTGCTGGCTCTGGCCGCGATGCTGTTGGCGTACAAGGTCTTCGAGGGCTTCGAAAGACAACCGGTGGAACGCCCGACCAAACGCTGGGTGGTGGTGTCGGAGCCCGGAACCGCAACCGAGGTCGAGGGTTCGGCACCGAGCCCGGCGACCGCGGCGGTATGA
- a CDS encoding glycerophosphodiester phosphodiesterase, with product MSSGEGGAAASASSAPEPGGHPFVVAHRGASADRPEHTLAAYQLALEEGADGVECDVRLTRDGHLVCLHDRRVDRTSDGTGIVSEMSLAQLRELDYGSWHPSWRRDADHGETGLLTLDELVSLVLDWNRPVKLFIETKHPVRYGALVESKVLAVLHRYGIAAPASADLARAVVMSFSAAAVWRIRRAAPMLPTVLLGDTSRFLGGSAATTVGATAVGPSIMTLRQHPELVDRAAAQGRAMYCWTVDHFEDVGYCRDLGVAWVATNHPGRTKIWLQNGLTGAGR from the coding sequence ATGAGCTCGGGCGAAGGCGGGGCCGCCGCATCGGCGAGTTCCGCACCGGAGCCCGGCGGCCACCCGTTCGTCGTGGCGCACCGCGGCGCATCGGCCGATCGACCCGAACACACCCTGGCCGCCTACCAGCTGGCGCTCGAAGAAGGTGCCGACGGTGTCGAGTGCGACGTGCGGCTGACCCGCGACGGGCACCTCGTGTGCCTGCACGATCGTCGCGTCGACCGCACCTCGGACGGCACCGGCATCGTCAGCGAGATGTCGTTGGCGCAACTGCGGGAACTCGACTACGGCTCATGGCATCCCAGCTGGCGCAGGGACGCCGACCACGGCGAGACCGGGCTGTTGACCCTCGATGAGCTGGTTTCGCTGGTGCTGGACTGGAACCGGCCCGTCAAGCTCTTCATCGAGACCAAACACCCCGTGCGCTACGGCGCGCTGGTGGAAAGCAAGGTGCTCGCCGTGTTGCACCGCTACGGCATCGCCGCACCCGCATCGGCCGATCTGGCCCGTGCCGTGGTGATGTCGTTCTCGGCGGCCGCGGTGTGGCGCATCCGCCGTGCCGCGCCGATGCTGCCGACCGTGCTGCTCGGCGACACGTCACGGTTTTTGGGCGGCAGCGCCGCCACCACGGTCGGGGCCACCGCCGTCGGGCCGTCGATCATGACGCTGCGCCAGCACCCCGAACTCGTCGACCGGGCCGCCGCGCAGGGCAGGGCGATGTACTGCTGGACCGTCGACCATTTCGAGGACGTCGGCTACTGCCGCGACCTCGGGGTGGCATGGGTCGCCACCAACCATCCCGGCCGCACCAAGATCTGGCTGCAGAACGGGCTGACCGGCGCCGGACGCTAG